GTAAAATCTCCTCAGCATGGCCCCTTTATTAAAAGAAGCCTGCCCAACACACACAATAGCCATTCCTACCAtatcctctctccctctctcccccctctctctctctctctctctctctctctctctctctctgatggcTGTTCCAGCAAAGGTCCTCTCGTCATCAATGAATGCTAGAACCACAGGCTCCGGCGACGAAACGATAGTCCTTGCACATGGTTTTGGAGGAGACCAGTCTCTCTGGGACAAGATCAGTCCTTCCTTGGCCAAGCACTACCAGGTCCTCTCCTTCGACTGGTGCTTCTCTGGCGCGGTCGAAGACAAGAACCTCTTCGACCCTGCAAAGTACTCCACGTATGACGCGTACGCCGACGACCTCATCGCGCTCCTCGACGAGCGCGGTCTGAAATCGGTGATCTTTCTGGGGCACTCCATGTCCGGCATGATCGGATGCATTGCCTCCATCAAGAGACCCCAGCTCTTTCAGAGGCTCATGCTACTTCTCGCATCTCCAAGGTACAGCAACCTCTTTCCCATGACTAGCTTTATTAGAGCCTTCATTGATGGTCTGTTCTCAATCTAATTCCCTTTCTATCAAATgatctcttctccttcttttaaaataaagaacaaaaaataaaagcatatGAGACACTTTCTTGCATTGGAACTCAATAGGGTCATTTCTTTTTGTGGTTTTTCCAACCTTTTTTCTTAAGTTAAAGTTGAGAGTCTGGAATTTCCTTcaattaaaattctaaaatccTCTACATGTAGAGTCGAAACCTTAGTTGTTTCACGCATGTTCTTATATTCCATAAGTTTTAGATCGCCTATCAATTCCTTTTATCGAAATCTTACATGAGATGATATTGGTAAATTTTGTGAAAACActaccaactattctaaaaatataagTTGAATATTGAAACATTCACCCTTATGCATAAGGTCTAACACTAAAGagtgcaaaaatataaaaaattgagtCTTCTAACTTTTATACAATGTAAAATTTGTAAGATCACTGCCAATTATTACagaaaaacttaaattgatcgGTTTTTAGTAATTCTAACCGTTGTATTTTTTTCTATGCATCATTTGTTATGGAATTTGGGTTGTCAGTCATTAACTCTCCCTCTCGCTAACAATTTTACCATAAAATATCTGCATACTTCTATTGATTGCTGCTTTTTCTCGCCCTAACCAATTCTCCAAAAGTATCTGCAATTGTACTGTTTTCTCGATTGAAAAGAAGCTGACATGAATGAAGAAAAGTAGAAAGGTTGAAAATAGATCAAATGAAGAATCATGCGATGCTTCATCAAATGCTGAGAGTTCAGTTCCATAGTCAGGAAACAGTAGTGCATAcagaagaaagcaatgaaacTGCATAACAGCATAACTCTAACCAAATGGTTAGTCTCTTCTAATAGCCCctctttctctcatcttttctAGTTTCAATTGAAACCATTTGGAGTTCTTTTAGGGGCGACGTCACTCCTTAAGATGCCTTAAAGACCGCCGTCTCTTTAACTATTGTACGTGCACTGGCTACTTGGCCAGGCCTGTCTTGTCTTGTCCTGACTTTTAGGCTATGGTTGTTGAGGATCGGTTGACAAAATGAAGAACTGGATGATACAATGCAAATCTTCCTTTCCTATACCGTTTAATTTGTTACAGCATAATATGTTAATGCATCTGTATCTTGACTTCAGATACGATCTCAATATACTCAACATCTAGATaaataattgaaagagaaaacccGGCCGGCTGAATTTCTTATTGTCTTTGTCCTAGAGCATCAATTATTTGGACTCTCTATCTTGCGTTGAAAAATCCTTTTGGTCATGTAATTGACAGACTAAACTAATACAGAAGGAAGCTTCTTTGGATAATGCTTCAGCTGTACAGAACCTTATACTAACACAGAACAAACGCATAAGGAAGAGCATGAAGGTTCACTATCATGTTGATTCTCCATCCTCTTGCAAGTTCCTAACGCATTCTCGCCAACGTCAATGCACCTAGAACAGGTACTTAAACTTGGGTGACTATGTGGGTGGGTTTGAAGAGTCGCAAATCGATGACATGGTCTCAAGCATCCGATCGAACTATCAAGAATGGGTCGAGAACTTCACTCCTGCAATCGTGGATCCCAAGGACCCGCCTTCGGTCGACAAATTCCGACAGTGTTTGTGCAGCATGAAGCCGGAGGTGGCAGCATCCTTGGCCGAATCCATCTTCCGCTCTGACCACCGGCACATCCTTGCGAACGTGACCGTGCCGTGTACCATAATTCAGGTCACCAACGACATGGCGGTGCCGGCCTCCGTAGCCCACTACATGAAGGAGAAGATCTCGGGTCCGTCAACCGTGGAGATGATTGAAGGCACAGGACATTTCCCCCAGCTGACTGCACACGAGCAGCTCCTCGATGTGCTCCGCCGAGCTCTGGGGTTCGACGCTCCCGGCAGAGAGGACGCGCCCGCACCAACTGTGTCAACGGGACCGGTCGACCATGGTTGTGATTGAGATCCGGTCGGTCGGATTTTGAATCATAAATCTCTCCTTGGACTGCCCAACTTCTCGCGTGATGTTGCTAGCGATGATAGTCTATTACTATCTAAGATGACAAAATTGTGCGGTGATTTCTGCTTGGTTTGGTATTGTTTAATCATTAGTTTTGGGATAGATGTAGAGGTTGTGGTCGTATAGTTGGTACCAGTTTAGTTGAATTACATGTAATGTATCCGTCGTGAGATGTGAAGTTTTTTATctagatttttctcaatttctttttttgtcaaagatttttctcaatttgagTATGCTTGAATATGGGAAAAttccgggaaaaaaaaagggtcctGGACCGCTctcattttatcaaataaagacccgaaatgaaccttatttcaaataaaattatttcaaataaggacttaaaGTGCtatcactttctcaaataagggtctgaagtagatc
This genomic stretch from Eucalyptus grandis isolate ANBG69807.140 chromosome 3, ASM1654582v1, whole genome shotgun sequence harbors:
- the LOC104438468 gene encoding strigolactone esterase D14; the protein is MAPLLKEACPTHTIAIPTISSLPLSPLSLSLSLSLSLSLMAVPAKVLSSSMNARTTGSGDETIVLAHGFGGDQSLWDKISPSLAKHYQVLSFDWCFSGAVEDKNLFDPAKYSTYDAYADDLIALLDERGLKSVIFLGHSMSGMIGCIASIKRPQLFQRLMLLLASPRYLNLGDYVGGFEESQIDDMVSSIRSNYQEWVENFTPAIVDPKDPPSVDKFRQCLCSMKPEVAASLAESIFRSDHRHILANVTVPCTIIQVTNDMAVPASVAHYMKEKISGPSTVEMIEGTGHFPQLTAHEQLLDVLRRALGFDAPGREDAPAPTVSTGPVDHGCD